In a single window of the Bacillus mycoides genome:
- a CDS encoding DUF1129 domain-containing protein: protein MLSNEARNFLLDMRLFLTAKSVKESDIESFLEDAELHLIEGEGEGKSVEDIFGSSPKEYANELVKVMERDRQENWKQIGFTVMNIVSFWIIASILIVNNGILQISLLQCIGYSFTLIIAVMGPNFLLRKMTFVTSFTKTWFSMWSLVMIAPMFLLGAVPILDMIYPTTMFTLTLVQSYILAGGIFILTVAINIYFEGWFKNLYLIIPLSIMLVFKTFTSEDLMPMLFQIICLYGSLFILIFLEIMMKANRRETVK, encoded by the coding sequence ATGTTATCAAATGAAGCGCGAAATTTTTTATTAGATATGAGATTATTTTTAACTGCAAAGAGTGTGAAAGAAAGCGATATTGAAAGCTTTTTAGAAGATGCAGAGTTGCATTTAATAGAAGGTGAGGGTGAAGGAAAAAGTGTAGAAGATATTTTCGGAAGCTCACCGAAAGAATATGCAAATGAACTTGTAAAAGTAATGGAAAGGGATAGACAGGAAAATTGGAAGCAAATTGGTTTTACGGTAATGAATATCGTATCGTTTTGGATTATTGCTTCTATCTTAATAGTGAATAACGGAATTCTACAGATTTCACTTCTTCAGTGTATTGGCTATAGCTTTACATTGATCATAGCTGTAATGGGTCCTAATTTTCTGCTTCGTAAAATGACATTTGTAACAAGTTTTACAAAAACGTGGTTTTCCATGTGGTCTTTAGTCATGATTGCGCCAATGTTTTTATTAGGAGCAGTTCCGATATTAGATATGATATATCCTACAACGATGTTTACGTTGACTCTAGTCCAAAGTTATATATTAGCTGGAGGGATCTTTATCCTCACGGTAGCTATAAATATATATTTTGAAGGATGGTTTAAAAACTTATATTTAATTATTCCACTTTCGATTATGTTAGTGTTTAAAACATTTACATCGGAAGATCTTATGCCAATGTTATTTCAAATTATATGTTTATACGGAAGTTTGTTTATTTTAATTTTCCTTGAAATTATGATGAAGGCAAATAGAAGAGAAACGGTTAAATAA